A stretch of the Bacillus sp. B-jedd genome encodes the following:
- a CDS encoding dihydrolipoamide acetyltransferase family protein, whose amino-acid sequence MAVEQIKMPQLGESVTEGTISKWLVSPGDKVNKYDPLAEVMTDKVNAEIPSSFSGTIKELVAGEGETLAVGEIICTIDIEGGEAAESSEPIQAAEDKGAEPEAGTKREEAPPAENAGKARYSPAVLKLSQEHGIDLSKVSGTGAGGRITRKDLLKLIETGNIPVAGKDEPKQAEQAASKAAAAPVSESTAVFLAKSAAPASISSMPGDIEIPVTGVRKAIAANMLRSKHEAPHAWTMVEVDATGLVEYRNSLKDEFKKKEGFNLTFFAFFVKAVAQALKEFPQINSMWAGDKIIQKKDINISIAVATEDALFVPVIKHADEKTIKGIAREITELAAKARAGKLTMDEMQGGTFTVNNTGSFGSVQSMGIINYPQAAILQVESIVKRPVVVNNGMIAVRDMVNLCLSLDHRVLDGLVCGRFLQRVKEIIENTSKANTSVY is encoded by the coding sequence TTGGCAGTTGAACAAATTAAAATGCCTCAGTTGGGAGAAAGCGTAACCGAAGGTACAATCAGTAAATGGCTTGTTTCCCCTGGTGATAAAGTAAATAAATATGATCCGCTTGCAGAGGTCATGACAGATAAAGTGAACGCGGAGATTCCTTCTTCGTTCTCCGGAACCATCAAAGAGCTAGTTGCCGGCGAGGGAGAGACGCTTGCAGTCGGTGAAATTATTTGCACGATTGATATTGAAGGTGGGGAAGCCGCAGAATCTTCAGAGCCCATTCAGGCTGCAGAAGACAAAGGAGCGGAACCGGAAGCAGGAACAAAACGCGAGGAGGCGCCGCCGGCTGAAAATGCCGGCAAGGCCCGCTACTCGCCAGCCGTTTTAAAGCTTTCACAGGAACACGGCATTGACCTTTCCAAAGTATCAGGAACCGGGGCCGGTGGCCGCATTACCCGTAAGGACCTTTTGAAACTGATTGAAACCGGGAACATTCCGGTTGCTGGCAAGGATGAACCAAAACAGGCTGAGCAGGCAGCAAGCAAGGCGGCGGCAGCTCCTGTTTCCGAATCGACTGCGGTTTTTCTTGCCAAATCGGCCGCTCCAGCCTCAATTTCTTCCATGCCTGGCGATATTGAAATCCCGGTCACAGGGGTCCGCAAAGCGATAGCGGCCAATATGCTGAGAAGCAAGCACGAAGCCCCACATGCCTGGACGATGGTCGAGGTAGATGCGACAGGCCTGGTGGAATACCGGAATTCCCTAAAAGACGAGTTCAAGAAGAAAGAAGGCTTCAACCTGACCTTCTTTGCCTTTTTCGTTAAGGCGGTTGCGCAGGCGCTGAAGGAGTTCCCGCAGATCAATTCGATGTGGGCAGGAGATAAAATTATCCAAAAGAAAGACATCAATATTTCGATTGCCGTGGCGACTGAAGATGCGCTTTTCGTTCCGGTCATTAAGCATGCCGATGAAAAGACAATTAAAGGCATCGCCCGTGAAATCACCGAGCTCGCCGCGAAGGCACGGGCTGGGAAGCTGACAATGGATGAGATGCAGGGCGGCACATTTACGGTCAATAACACTGGATCTTTCGGTTCTGTCCAGTCGATGGGCATCATCAATTATCCTCAGGCAGCCATCCTTCAGGTCGAATCAATTGTAAAGCGGCCTGTTGTCGTGAATAATGGCATGATTGCGGTACGTGACATGGTTAACCTTTGCCTGTCACTTGACCATCGCGTTCTGGATGGGCTGGTTTGTGGCCGTTTCCTTCAGAGGGTAAAAGAGATTATTGAAAATACTTCAAAGGCGAATACATCGGTTTACTAA
- a CDS encoding alpha-ketoacid dehydrogenase subunit beta, protein MAVISYIDAVTMAIREEMERDPKVFVLGEDVGLKGGVFKATQGLYDQFGEERVIDAPLAESAIAGVGIGAAMYGMRPIAEMQFADFIMPAVNQIISEAAKIRYRSNNDWSCPIVIRAPYGGGVHGALYHSQSVEAVFANQPGLKIVMPSTPYDVKGLLKAAIRDEDPVLFFEHKRAYRLIKGEVPAEDYTLPIGKADVKREGDDITVITYGLCVHFALQAAEKLAKDGISTHVLDLRTVYPLDKEAIIEAASKTGKVLLVTEDNKEGSIMSEVSAIIAENCLFELDAPIKRLAGPDVPAMPYAPTMEKFFMLNPEKVEKAMRELAEF, encoded by the coding sequence ATGGCGGTCATTTCTTATATAGATGCAGTCACAATGGCGATTCGTGAAGAGATGGAAAGAGATCCGAAGGTGTTTGTGCTTGGCGAAGACGTCGGCCTGAAGGGCGGAGTCTTTAAAGCGACCCAGGGACTGTATGATCAGTTCGGGGAAGAACGTGTCATTGATGCGCCGCTCGCGGAATCAGCGATTGCGGGTGTCGGGATAGGCGCTGCCATGTACGGAATGCGCCCAATCGCCGAGATGCAGTTCGCGGACTTTATTATGCCGGCTGTCAACCAGATTATTTCGGAAGCGGCCAAAATCAGATACCGTTCGAACAATGACTGGAGCTGTCCGATTGTGATAAGGGCTCCTTACGGCGGAGGCGTCCATGGCGCTTTATACCATTCCCAGTCGGTTGAGGCGGTTTTTGCCAATCAGCCCGGATTGAAAATTGTCATGCCTTCTACGCCTTATGACGTAAAAGGCTTGCTGAAGGCTGCCATCCGTGATGAAGATCCTGTGCTTTTCTTTGAACATAAGCGCGCGTATCGGTTAATAAAAGGCGAAGTTCCAGCTGAGGATTACACGCTTCCAATCGGCAAGGCGGATGTGAAGAGGGAAGGCGATGACATTACTGTCATCACATACGGCCTTTGTGTCCACTTCGCTCTACAAGCGGCGGAAAAGCTTGCAAAGGACGGTATCTCTACGCACGTCCTTGATTTAAGAACGGTTTACCCGCTGGATAAAGAAGCGATCATTGAAGCTGCTTCGAAAACAGGGAAAGTCCTCCTGGTGACAGAAGACAACAAGGAGGGCAGCATTATGAGCGAGGTTTCGGCCATTATTGCTGAAAACTGTCTGTTCGAGCTTGACGCGCCAATTAAAAGGCTGGCGGGTCCGGATGTACCGGCAATGCCATATGCGCCGACGATGGAGAAGTTTTTTATGCTGAATCCTGAAAAAGTTGAAAAAGCCATGCGGGAGCTTGCAGAATTTTAA
- a CDS encoding thiamine pyrophosphate-dependent dehydrogenase E1 component subunit alpha, whose translation MAENRHHSMGLSDETVLEMYETMLLSRRIDERMWLLNRSGKIPFVISCQGQEAAQVGAAYALDKEKDYVLPYYRDMGVVLTFGMTPTELMLSGFAKAEDPNSGGRQMPGHFGQKKNRIVTGSSPVTTQVPHAVGIALAGKMEKKDFITFVTFGEGSSNQGDFHEGANFAGVHKLPVIFMCENNKYAISVPIEKQLACEKVSDRAIGYGMPGVTVDGNDPLEVYRVVKEAADRARRGEGPTLVETVTYRLTAHSSDDDDRAYRAPDEVADAKTKDPIITFGAYLKETGILDDELEKKINDRIMKQVNEATDYAEKAPYADPEHALKYVYAESQGEA comes from the coding sequence ATGGCAGAAAATCGCCACCATTCCATGGGTTTAAGTGATGAAACTGTTCTAGAGATGTACGAAACTATGCTGCTGTCCCGCCGCATTGACGAGCGGATGTGGCTTTTGAACCGTTCTGGAAAAATTCCTTTTGTCATCTCATGCCAGGGGCAGGAGGCGGCGCAAGTTGGCGCTGCCTATGCCCTTGACAAGGAAAAGGACTATGTCCTTCCTTATTACAGGGATATGGGGGTTGTCCTGACTTTCGGGATGACGCCAACAGAGTTGATGCTGTCCGGCTTTGCAAAAGCGGAAGACCCAAACTCGGGTGGACGCCAGATGCCTGGCCATTTCGGTCAAAAGAAAAACCGGATTGTCACCGGCTCATCACCGGTCACTACCCAGGTTCCACATGCTGTAGGAATCGCGCTTGCCGGTAAAATGGAGAAAAAGGACTTTATTACATTTGTTACTTTTGGCGAAGGATCGTCCAATCAGGGAGACTTCCATGAAGGGGCCAATTTTGCAGGAGTACATAAGCTCCCGGTTATCTTCATGTGTGAAAACAATAAATATGCCATCTCAGTGCCGATTGAAAAGCAGCTAGCCTGTGAAAAGGTTTCCGACCGTGCGATCGGTTATGGCATGCCAGGGGTAACGGTCGATGGTAATGATCCGCTTGAGGTATATCGGGTGGTAAAAGAAGCAGCCGACAGGGCACGGCGCGGGGAAGGCCCAACTCTAGTCGAGACGGTCACCTACCGCCTGACGGCCCACTCTTCGGACGATGATGACAGAGCTTATCGCGCCCCTGATGAGGTTGCCGACGCCAAAACTAAGGATCCAATCATCACGTTTGGCGCATATCTGAAAGAAACGGGTATCCTTGACGATGAATTGGAAAAGAAAATCAACGACCGGATTATGAAGCAAGTCAATGAAGCGACTGATTATGCCGAGAAAGCGCCGTATGCAGATCCGGAGCATGCGTTGAAATATGTCTATGCGGAAAGTCAGGGGGAAGCATAA
- the lpdA gene encoding dihydrolipoyl dehydrogenase produces the protein MAQEYDLVILGGGTGGYVAAIRASQLGLKTAIVEKGKLGGTCLHNGCIPSKALLRSAEVYATAKKAEKFGIYASDVTFDFAKVQERKDAIVSQLHKGVQHLMKQGKIDVYEGTGRILGPSIFSPMPGTISVEMNNGEENEMLIPKNVIVATGSRPRSLPGLEIDGEVVLSSDEALKLQALPSSIIIVGGGVIGIEWASMLSDFGVEVTVLEYAPKIIPTEDHEISKEMQRLMKKRGVKIVTGAKVLPETLSIDEGASISAEVKGTVKEYKAEKILVSVGRQANTEGIGLDNTEIEVQKGFIAVNEYFQTKESHIYAIGDCIGGLQLAHVASHEGITAVEHIAGKDPQPIDYTLVSKCIYSSPEAASVGLTEEEAKEKGFKVKTGKFSFRAIGKALVYGESDGFVKIIADEETDDLLGVHMIGPHVTDMISEAGLAKVLDATPWEIAHTIHPHPTLSEAIGEAALAVDGRALHS, from the coding sequence ATGGCTCAAGAATATGATTTGGTCATTTTAGGCGGGGGAACCGGTGGCTATGTGGCGGCAATCCGGGCTTCTCAGTTAGGCCTTAAAACAGCGATTGTTGAAAAGGGAAAGCTGGGAGGGACCTGTCTGCACAATGGCTGTATCCCTTCCAAAGCTCTCCTAAGAAGCGCCGAGGTTTATGCTACCGCGAAGAAAGCAGAGAAATTTGGGATTTACGCTTCAGATGTGACATTTGATTTTGCAAAAGTACAGGAGCGTAAGGATGCAATCGTTTCCCAGTTGCATAAAGGTGTTCAGCATTTGATGAAGCAAGGGAAAATTGATGTGTATGAAGGAACAGGCCGGATTCTCGGTCCCTCCATTTTTTCCCCGATGCCGGGAACCATTTCTGTTGAAATGAATAACGGCGAAGAAAATGAAATGCTGATTCCGAAAAACGTCATCGTGGCGACTGGTTCAAGGCCTCGTTCACTCCCTGGCCTGGAAATTGATGGGGAGGTCGTCCTCTCGTCTGACGAAGCACTAAAGCTTCAAGCCCTTCCTTCCTCCATCATTATAGTGGGCGGAGGAGTCATTGGGATTGAATGGGCATCGATGCTTTCCGATTTCGGCGTCGAAGTGACAGTCCTCGAATATGCGCCGAAAATTATTCCTACTGAGGATCATGAAATATCAAAGGAAATGCAGCGGCTAATGAAAAAGCGAGGCGTTAAAATTGTTACAGGGGCAAAAGTACTGCCTGAAACACTTTCTATAGATGAAGGCGCTTCCATTTCAGCTGAAGTAAAAGGAACTGTCAAGGAATACAAAGCAGAAAAAATCCTTGTTTCAGTCGGCCGCCAGGCGAATACGGAAGGGATTGGCCTGGATAATACCGAGATTGAAGTGCAAAAAGGTTTTATCGCCGTTAACGAATATTTTCAGACTAAAGAATCACACATTTATGCCATTGGCGATTGTATTGGGGGGCTGCAGCTTGCCCATGTCGCTTCCCACGAAGGGATCACCGCGGTCGAGCATATAGCCGGGAAGGATCCGCAGCCAATCGATTATACGCTAGTATCCAAATGCATTTACAGCAGCCCTGAAGCAGCGAGTGTCGGCCTTACTGAAGAAGAAGCCAAGGAAAAAGGATTCAAGGTGAAAACAGGGAAGTTCTCTTTCAGAGCGATTGGTAAAGCACTTGTTTATGGCGAATCGGACGGATTTGTAAAAATCATCGCCGATGAGGAAACGGATGACCTGCTTGGTGTCCATATGATTGGGCCTCATGTCACAGATATGATTTCTGAAGCAGGTCTTGCTAAAGTTCTGGATGCGACTCCATGGGAAATTGCCCATACGATCCATCCACACCCAACACTGTCCGAGGCTATAGGGGAAGCCGCGCTGGCGGTAGACGGACGGGCGCTTCATTCCTGA
- the buk gene encoding butyrate kinase: MVQNKDYRILVLNPGSTSTKIGIFDNERPILEKTIRHDSEKINTFDSIIDQYGFRKETILETLDNEGINISKLSAVCGRGGLLRPIEGGTYAVNELMLDDLKSGYSGQHASNLGGIIAFEIAQGLNIPAFIVDPVVVDELDEIARISGFSLIERKSIFHALNQKAVARRVARELGGHYQELNLIVVHMGGGITVGVHKGGRVIDVNNGLHGDGPFSPERAGTVPAGDLVNLCFSGEYYREEIMKKLVGKGGLVGYLGTNDALKVEKMIEKGDKKAAKVYQAMAYQVAKEIGSASAVLAGRVDAIILTGGLAYGKSFVNMITERVNWISDVIVHPGENELQALAEGALRVLRGEEQAKLYPNSNKYKSAIT; encoded by the coding sequence ATGGTGCAGAACAAAGATTATCGGATCCTGGTCCTTAATCCGGGCTCTACCTCAACAAAGATTGGCATCTTTGACAACGAGCGTCCGATATTGGAAAAAACAATTCGCCACGACTCTGAAAAGATAAATACTTTTGACAGCATCATTGATCAATATGGATTCCGGAAAGAAACCATTCTGGAAACACTTGATAATGAAGGAATCAATATTTCAAAATTAAGCGCGGTTTGCGGACGTGGGGGTTTGCTGAGGCCGATTGAAGGCGGTACGTATGCGGTCAATGAGTTGATGCTGGACGATTTGAAATCCGGTTATTCCGGACAGCACGCGTCCAATCTTGGCGGCATCATTGCATTCGAAATCGCCCAAGGCCTTAACATCCCCGCCTTCATCGTTGACCCGGTCGTGGTGGATGAACTTGATGAAATAGCGAGAATTTCGGGTTTTTCCCTCATTGAACGGAAAAGTATCTTCCACGCCCTCAATCAAAAAGCTGTTGCCAGAAGAGTGGCCAGGGAGCTTGGCGGGCATTATCAGGAACTCAATTTAATCGTCGTCCATATGGGAGGCGGAATCACAGTAGGGGTCCATAAGGGCGGAAGAGTCATTGATGTGAATAACGGACTTCACGGCGATGGGCCTTTCAGCCCCGAACGCGCGGGCACGGTTCCAGCTGGTGATCTTGTGAACCTTTGCTTCTCGGGTGAATATTACCGCGAAGAAATTATGAAAAAGCTAGTCGGGAAGGGCGGCCTTGTGGGCTATCTTGGCACCAATGATGCCTTAAAAGTCGAAAAGATGATTGAAAAAGGGGATAAAAAGGCCGCGAAGGTTTACCAGGCAATGGCTTATCAGGTTGCCAAGGAAATCGGCTCTGCCAGCGCTGTTCTGGCCGGACGGGTGGACGCGATTATCCTGACAGGAGGGCTTGCATACGGAAAGTCCTTTGTAAACATGATTACCGAACGAGTGAATTGGATTTCGGATGTGATTGTCCATCCTGGTGAAAATGAACTCCAGGCTCTTGCTGAAGGAGCACTAAGAGTACTTCGGGGAGAAGAGCAGGCGAAATTATATCCAAATTCAAATAAATACAAATCCGCAATTACTTAA
- the bcd gene encoding branched-chain amino acid dehydrogenase has protein sequence MEIFKYLEQYDYEQVVFCQDKQSGLKAIIAIHDTTLGPALGGTRMWTYESEEAAIEDALRLAKGMTYKNAAAGLNLGGGKTVIIGDPRKDKNEEMFRAFGRYIQGLNGRYITAEDVGTTVADMDLIHEETDYVTGISPAFGSSGNPSPATAYGVFRGMKAAANEAFGSDSLEGKTIAIQGVGNVAYSLCRHLHEEGARLIVTDINKEAVQRAVEEFGAKAVDPDEIYGVECDIYAPCALGAVINDETIPQLKAKVIAGSANNQLKDTRHGDMIHELGIVYAPDYVINAGGVINVADELYGYNHERAMKKIETIYTNIEKVINIAKRDGIPTYKAADRMAEERIERMRNSRSQFLQNGHHILSRR, from the coding sequence ATGGAAATCTTTAAATACTTGGAACAATATGATTATGAGCAAGTAGTATTTTGCCAGGACAAACAATCGGGGTTAAAAGCCATTATAGCCATTCATGATACAACATTGGGGCCGGCACTGGGCGGTACAAGGATGTGGACATACGAGTCGGAAGAAGCGGCGATTGAGGATGCATTGCGCCTTGCGAAAGGTATGACCTATAAAAATGCGGCCGCGGGCCTGAATCTTGGCGGCGGTAAGACAGTGATCATCGGCGACCCGAGAAAAGATAAAAATGAAGAAATGTTCAGGGCTTTTGGGCGTTATATCCAAGGGTTGAACGGCCGTTACATAACTGCTGAAGATGTGGGCACAACTGTCGCGGATATGGATTTGATCCATGAGGAGACTGATTATGTTACAGGGATTTCGCCTGCGTTCGGCTCATCTGGAAATCCTTCACCGGCGACTGCATATGGAGTTTTCCGTGGAATGAAAGCAGCTGCAAATGAAGCTTTCGGTTCGGACTCGCTTGAAGGCAAGACAATAGCCATCCAGGGGGTCGGAAATGTTGCATACAGCCTTTGCCGCCATCTGCATGAAGAAGGGGCTAGGCTCATCGTCACAGATATCAACAAAGAAGCTGTCCAAAGGGCAGTTGAAGAATTTGGAGCAAAAGCAGTCGATCCGGATGAAATTTATGGGGTTGAGTGCGACATTTACGCTCCATGTGCGCTTGGTGCCGTCATTAATGACGAGACGATTCCACAGTTAAAGGCAAAAGTCATCGCCGGTTCTGCAAATAACCAGCTGAAAGACACTCGCCATGGAGATATGATCCATGAACTTGGCATCGTCTATGCCCCTGATTATGTCATCAATGCCGGCGGTGTTATCAATGTAGCTGATGAACTTTATGGCTATAACCATGAACGGGCAATGAAAAAGATTGAAACGATCTATACAAACATCGAAAAAGTTATCAACATTGCGAAGAGGGATGGCATCCCTACTTATAAGGCAGCGGACAGAATGGCAGAAGAACGGATCGAAAGGATGCGTAATTCCCGGAGCCAGTTTTTACAAAATGGCCACCATATCTTAAGCAGACGTTAA
- the yqiS gene encoding phosphate butyryltransferase — MFLEGLIEKAAQQGKKCVAVAEAGDREVLEAVAEAVRRSIANFLLYGNKEKIISLLKQGHPELLENEAITIYNCTSAKDAAREAVQAVSGRKANVLMKGNVQTSVILKAVLDKESGLRTGSILSHTAVFEVPGYERPILVTDAAMNIAPTLEEKAAIVKNASNLAQSLGIEYPKVAPVCAVETVNPRMQATLDAASLAAMNQRGQIGGCLIDGPLALDNAVSTLAAEHKGISGDVAGKADILLVPNIEAGNILYKSLVYFARAKVGAVICGAKAPIILTSRADSSESKLYSLAVALCSATQTQV; from the coding sequence ATGTTCCTTGAAGGATTAATTGAAAAAGCGGCGCAGCAAGGCAAAAAATGCGTTGCGGTCGCGGAAGCCGGAGACCGTGAAGTGTTAGAGGCGGTTGCCGAGGCTGTTAGGCGAAGTATTGCAAATTTTCTTCTGTATGGAAACAAGGAAAAGATCATTTCCTTGCTTAAACAGGGCCATCCTGAATTATTGGAGAATGAAGCGATCACCATTTATAATTGCACTAGTGCAAAGGACGCAGCCAGGGAAGCAGTCCAGGCAGTCAGCGGAAGAAAAGCCAATGTCTTGATGAAGGGAAATGTCCAAACGTCAGTGATTTTGAAGGCAGTGCTGGATAAGGAATCCGGCCTGCGGACAGGCAGCATCCTTTCACATACAGCAGTGTTTGAGGTTCCTGGTTATGAAAGGCCGATTCTGGTCACGGATGCAGCCATGAATATTGCTCCTACGCTGGAGGAAAAAGCGGCCATAGTCAAAAATGCTTCAAATCTAGCGCAATCACTGGGAATTGAATACCCGAAAGTGGCGCCTGTTTGCGCGGTGGAAACAGTAAATCCCAGGATGCAGGCAACACTTGATGCCGCTTCACTTGCCGCGATGAACCAGAGGGGCCAGATTGGCGGGTGCCTGATTGATGGTCCGCTCGCCCTCGATAATGCAGTTTCAACACTTGCCGCGGAACATAAAGGGATTAGCGGCGACGTCGCTGGAAAAGCGGATATTCTGCTAGTTCCCAATATTGAAGCGGGTAATATCCTTTACAAATCCCTTGTCTATTTTGCAAGGGCGAAAGTCGGCGCTGTCATTTGCGGCGCCAAAGCTCCGATCATTCTGACCTCAAGGGCGGATTCTTCGGAAAGTAAGCTTTATTCATTAGCAGTGGCGCTTTGCTCAGCAACACAAACACAAGTCTAA